From the genome of Triticum aestivum cultivar Chinese Spring chromosome 3B, IWGSC CS RefSeq v2.1, whole genome shotgun sequence, one region includes:
- the LOC123071994 gene encoding cis-3-alkyl-4-alkyloxetan-2-one decarboxylase: MAPPLAAPRFHAALPRGLLLRPRKPLPTWRRAARPDDQDLYVDDDIGDGFSFSGGKYAEAEGPSKSDEWFAQGRMVKAHALYGNKEKAKDPFFGLTMGSGSQSSGDVFNWFCAEAGSSSNPTVLLIHGFPSQAYSYRNVLPVLADKYRCIAFDWLGFGFSDKPQPKYGFDYTLDEYTSALESLIDAVAPDKLSIVVQGYFAPIVVKYAKEHQDKLNHLILVNPPITDKHAKLPSTLACFSNFLLGEVFSQDPLRASDKALTSSGPYMMKEEDATVYRRPYLVSGASGFALNAITRAMEKDLKAYIESMRSILASDSWNTKTTICWGLRDRWLTYDGVEDFCDGLKHNVVQLPMAGHHAQEDRGEELGNIIKRILRG; this comes from the exons atggcgccgccgctcgccgccccgcGTTTCCATGCCGCCCTCCCccgcggcctcctcctccgcccccggAAGCCCCTCCCCACCTGGCGCCGCGCCGCTCGCCCGGACGACCAG GATTTGTACGTCGACGACGACATCGGAGACGGCTTCTCGTTCAGCGGGG GGAAGTATGCGGAAGCCGAAGGCCCGAGTAAGTCGGACGAGTGGTTCGCTCAGGGCAGAATG GTGAAAGCTCATGCATTATATGGGAACAAAGAAAAGGCAAAAGATCCCTTTTTTGGGCTCACCATGGGTTCAGGATCACAATCTTCCGGTGATGTTTTCAA TTGGTTTTGTGCGGAAGCGGGGAGCTCTTCTAATCCTACGGTCCTTCTAATTCATGGGTTTCCATCTCAG GCATACTCTTACCGAAATGTGCTACCTGTACTAGCAGACAAGTATCGTTGCATTGCTTTTGACTGGCTTG GTTTTGGATTCTCAGACAAGCCTCAACCTAAATATGGTTTTGACTATACTCTGGATG AATATACTTCAGCCCTGGAATCGTTAATCGATGCTGTTGCTCCTGATAAGCTCTCCATTGTTGTTCAG GGCTACTTCGCTCCAATAGTAGTCAAATATGCTAAAGAACATCAGGACAAGTTGAACCACCTTATACTAGTTAATCCACCG ATAACTGACAAACATGCAAAGCTTCCATCCACCCTTGCATGTTTCAGCAACTTCTTGTTGGGCGAAGTATTTTCTCAG GATCCTCTTAGAGCTAGTGATAAGGCCTTGACTAGTAGTGGCCCATACATGATGAAGGAGGAAGATGCTACTGTATATAGAAGGCCATACCTTGTCTCAGGTGCATCTGGTTTCGCACTGAACGCGATAACAAGAGCTATGGAAAAGGATCTTAAG GCTTACATTGAGTCCATGAGAAGCATATTAGCGAGCGATTCATGGAATACAAAGACAACAATATGTTGGGGCTTGAGAGATCGTTGGCTCACTTATGATGGGGTGGAAGATTTTTGTGATGGCCTAAAACACAACGTTGTGCAGCTGCCAATG GCAGGGCACCATGCTCAGGAGGATCGTGGTGAAGAGCTAGGGAATATAATAAAACGTATACTGAG AGGATGA
- the LOC123071996 gene encoding probable auxin efflux carrier component 5a, which produces MIGWGDVYKVVAATAPLYFALFLGYGSVRWWRIFTREQCDAVNRLVAFFALPFFTFEFTLHTDPFQVNYRAVAADVISKAVIVAVIAVWARFLARNGNGKGAAGWSITGFSLSTLTNSLVVGVPMARAMYGEWAQQLVVQLSVFQAIVWLTLLLFVLEVRKAAIGMYVDVGKTSVVHDAAMPESPVKADVEAAPTGAEEVGGKPSVWRLVKTVAHKLARNPNTYASFVGITWACVANRLHMELPSVLENSVLIMSKSGTGMAMFSMGLFMAQQEKILACGPSYAALGLALKFGLGPVAMAIGSIAVGLRGDVLRVAIIQAALPQSITSFIFAKEYGLHADVLSTAVIFGMLVSLPLLVGLYIVLELIR; this is translated from the exons ATGATCGGGTGGGGGGACGTGTAcaaggtggtggcggcgacggcgccgcTCTACTTCGCCCTGTTCCTGGGCTACGGCTCGGTGCGGTGGTGGCGCATCTTCACGCGGGAGCAGTGCGACGCCGTGAACCgcctcgtcgccttcttcgcgctgCCCTTCTTCACCTTCGAGTTCACGCTGCACACCGACCCGTTCCAGGTCAACtaccgcgccgtcgccgccgacgtcaTCTCCaaggccgtcatcgtcgccgtcatcgccGTCTGGGCCAGGTTCCTCGCCcggaacggcaacggcaagggcgCCGCGGGGTGGTCCATCACCGGCTTCTCCCTCTCCACGCTCACCAACTCGCTCGTCGTCGGCGTGCCCATGGCGCGCGCCATGTACGGCGAGTGGGCGCAGCAGCTCGTCGTGCAGCTCTCCGTCTTCCAGGCCATCGTCTGGCTCACGCTCCTCCTCTTCGTGCTCGAGGTCAGGAAGGCCGCCATCGGCATGTACGTCGACGTCGGCAAGACCAGCGTCGTCCACGACGCCGCCATGCCCGAGTCGCCCGTCAAGGCCGACGTCGAGGCTGCGCCCACCGGCGCCGAGGAGGTGGGCGGCAAGCCGTCCGTGTGGAGGCTGGTGAAGACGGTGGCGCACAAGCTGGCGCGCAACCCCAACACCTACGCCAGCTTCGTCGGCATCACCTGGGCCTGTGTTGCCAACAG GCTACACATGGAGCTGCCAAGTGTCCTGGAGAACTCGGTGCTCATCATGTCCAAGTCAGGCACGGGGATGGCCATGTTCAGCATGG GGCTGTTCATGGCGCAGCAGGAGAAAATCCTGGCGTGCGGGCCGAGCTATGCGGCCCTGGGCCTGGCCCTCAAGTTCGGCCTCGGCCCGGTCGCCATGGCCATCGGCTCCATCGCCGTCGGCCTCCGCGGCGACGTCCTTCGCGTCGCCATCATACAG GCTGCACTACCTCAATCAATCACGTCGTTCATATTTGCAAAAGAATACGGCCTGCATGCCGACGTCCTTAGTACTGC GGTGATTTTTGGGATGCTTGTCTCCCTGCCATTGCTAGTAGGACTATATATAGTCTTAGAGCTAATTAGGTAG